A region of Arabidopsis thaliana chromosome 5, partial sequence DNA encodes the following proteins:
- a CDS encoding C2H2-type zinc finger family protein (C2H2-type zinc finger family protein; FUNCTIONS IN: sequence-specific DNA binding transcription factor activity, zinc ion binding, nucleic acid binding; INVOLVED IN: regulation of transcription; LOCATED IN: intracellular; EXPRESSED IN: flower; EXPRESSED DURING: petal differentiation and expansion stage; CONTAINS InterPro DOMAIN/s: Zinc finger, C2H2-like (InterPro:IPR015880), Zinc finger, C2H2-type (InterPro:IPR007087); BEST Arabidopsis thaliana protein match is: C2H2 and C2HC zinc fingers superfamily protein (TAIR:AT3G01030.1); Has 171 Blast hits to 168 proteins in 34 species: Archae - 0; Bacteria - 0; Metazoa - 12; Fungi - 0; Plants - 155; Viruses - 0; Other Eukaryotes - 4 (source: NCBI BLink).) encodes MEDEHQDLHKPINGALRDLKITRSQKETEKSTNQQQDVTCYYGLRENSKKKTQESPEPMKKILFRCEECGKGFRYEKYFKNHRSMMHLSPNEKVCEESLMTLSRSLGFVKKKKRSRLGRSGKTLFTTFLEPSSIFDATDEELEVADCLILLSKSAPKVVDELKSLSEAVRVTPETPESSYDLGCLLNKKPRKGGELESGVLSNEQRLMEEGFSSYGTSKEPASFLRDENRLDQQKRRKDGEFESGLLSNEQRLLEEEITTPVTFKGPASSLRHKCALDRNGGEFGPEFLSNEQTLMEETWKEPVSFLEDKHEFDQRKMREAGDFESRFYRIELGVGAMECTSSDTDMLTQSDKKNVEHRCRLCNKIFSSYQALGGHQTFHRMSKCKNKKNGIEESVEPRMTL; translated from the coding sequence ATGGAAGACGAACATCAAGATCTCCATAAACCCATTAATGGAGCTTTGCGAGACCTCAAGATTACTCGGTCacagaaagaaacagaaaagtCTACGAACCAACAGCAAGATGTTACTTGTTACTATGGTCTAAGGGAAAactcgaagaagaaaacccaGGAATCTCCGGAAccaatgaagaagattttgtttcgATGCGAAGAATGTGGAAAAGGGTTTCGGTACgagaaatattttaagaatCATCGCTCGATGATGCATTTATCGCCGAACGAGAAGGTTTGTGAAGAATCCTTGATGACTCTGTCTCGTAGCCTTGggtttgtgaagaagaagaaaagatcaagACTTGGTAGGTCTGGGAAGACTTTATTTACTACGTTTCTTGAACCGAGTTCTATTTTTGATGCGACTGATGAAGAATTAGAAGTGGCGGATTGTTTGATTCTATTGTCTAAGAGTGCTCCCAAGGTTGTAGACGAATTGAAAAGTCTTTCTGAGGCAGTACGTGTTACTCCTGAAACACCTGAAAGTAGCTATGATTTGGGTTGTTTGCTCAACAAGAAACCGAGAAAAGGTGGTGAATTGGAATCTGGGGTTTTAAGTAATGAGCAAAGACTTATGGAAGAAGGGTTTAGTAGTTATGGAACATCGAAAGAACCAGCTAGCTTCTTGAGAGACGAAAACAGATTGGATCAGCAGAAACGGAGAAAAGATGGTGAATTTGAATCCGGACTTTTGAGTAATGAGCAAAGACTGCTAGAAGAAGAGATTACTACTCCTGTGACATTCAAAGGTCCAGCGAGTTCCTTGAGACACAAGTGTGCTTTGGATCGAAATGGAGGTGAATTTGGTCCTGAGTTTTTGAGTAATGAGCAAACACTGATGGAAGAAACATGGAAAGAACCAGTGAGTTTCTTAGAAGATAAGCATGAATTTGATCAGCGGAAAATGCGAGAAGCTGGCGACTTTGAATCTAGGTTTTACAGAATTGAGCTTGGAGTAGGAGCTATGGAGTGTACTTCTTCAGATACTGATATGCTCACGCAATCTGATAAGAAGAACGTTGAGCATCGATGCAGGTTGTGCAACAAGATATTCTCGTCTTATCAAGCTCTAGGGGGTCATCAGACGTTTCATCGGATGAGCAAATgtaagaacaagaagaatggCATAGAGGAATCAGTTGAACCCAGGATGACTCTGTGA
- the UGD3 gene encoding UDP-glucose 6-dehydrogenase family protein (UDP-glucose 6-dehydrogenase family protein; FUNCTIONS IN: in 7 functions; INVOLVED IN: oxidation reduction, metabolic process; LOCATED IN: cytosol, cell wall, nucleus; EXPRESSED IN: 24 plant structures; EXPRESSED DURING: 13 growth stages; CONTAINS InterPro DOMAIN/s: UDP-glucose/GDP-mannose dehydrogenase, N-terminal (InterPro:IPR001732), 6-phosphogluconate dehydrogenase, C-terminal-like (InterPro:IPR008927), Dehydrogenase, multihelical (InterPro:IPR013328), UDP-glucose/GDP-mannose dehydrogenase, dimerisation and substrate-binding domain (InterPro:IPR014028), UDP-glucose/GDP-mannose dehydrogenase, C-terminal (InterPro:IPR014027), NAD(P)-binding domain (InterPro:IPR016040), UDP-glucose/GDP-mannose dehydrogenase, dimerisation (InterPro:IPR014026), Nucleotide sugar dehydrogenase (InterPro:IPR017476); BEST Arabidopsis thaliana protein match is: UDP-glucose 6-dehydrogenase family protein (TAIR:AT3G29360.2); Has 13373 Blast hits to 13344 proteins in 2170 species: Archae - 309; Bacteria - 7111; Metazoa - 214; Fungi - 99; Plants - 213; Viruses - 14; Other Eukaryotes - 5413 (source: NCBI BLink).), whose product MVKICCIGAGYVGGPTMAVIALKCPSVEVAVVDISVPRINAWNSDQLPIYEPGLDDVVKQCRGKNLFFSTDVEKHVREADIVFVSVNTPTKTRGLGAGKAADLTYWESAARMIADVSVSDKIVVEKSTVPVKTAEAIEKILTHNSKGIKFQILSNPEFLAEGTAIEDLFMPDRVLIGGRETTEGFAAVKALKDIYAQWVPEERILTTNLWSAELSKLAANAFLAQRISSVNAMSALCEATGANVSEVSYAVGKDSRIGPKFLNSSVGFGGSCFQKDILNLVYICECNGLPEVAEYWKQVIKINDYQKTRFVNRIVSSMFNTVSNKKIAVLGFAFKKDTGDTRETPAIDVCKGLLGDKARLSIYDPQVTEEQIQRDLTMNKFDWDHPLHLQPMSPTTVKQVSVAWDAYTATKDAHGICILTEWDEFKKLDFQRIFENMQKPAFVFDGRNVVDADKLREIGFIVYSIGKPLDQWLKDMPALA is encoded by the coding sequence ATGGTGAAGATTTGCTGCATTGGAGCTGGATATGTTGGTGGTCCAACCATGGCTGTCATTGCTCTAAAGTGTCCATCTGTTGAAGTAGCTGTTGTTGATATCTCTGTGCCAAGGATCAATGCCTGGAACAGTGATCAGTTACCGATCTATGAGCCTGGTCTTGATGATGTCGTTAAGCAGTGCCGTGGAaagaatctcttcttcagcACCGATGTTGAGAAACATGTGAGAGAGGCTGACATTGTTTTTGTGTCTGTCAACACCCCTACTAAGACCCGTGGTCTTGGAGCTGGCAAAGCTGCGGATTTGACTTACTGGGAGAGCGCTGCTCGTATGATTGCCGATGTTTCGGTTTCCGACAAGATTGTTGTTGAGAAATCAACTGTTCCTGTCAAAACCGCAGAGGCAATTGAGAAGATTCTTACACACAACAGCAAAGGAATCAAATTCCAGATTCTGTCAAACCCTGAGTTCCTTGCTGAAGGAACCGCTATTGAAGACCTTTTCATGCCTGACCGTGTCCTCATCGGTGGTCGTGAAACAACTGAAGGCTTTGCAGCCGTCAAAGCCTTGAAAGACATTTATGCCCAATGGGTCCCTGAAGAGAGAATCCTCACCACCAATCTATGGTCTGCCGAGCTTTCCAAGCTTGCAGCTAATGCCTTCCTAGCCCAGAGAATCTCATCAGTCAATGCAATGTCCGCTCTCTGTGAGGCAACTGGCGCCAATGTCTCAGAGGTCTCTTATGCTGTGGGCAAAGACTCTCGTATTGGTCCCAAGTTCTTGAACTCTAGTGTTGGGTTCGGAGGATCTTGTTTCCAGAAAGATATTCTCAACTTAGTCTACATCTGCGAATGCAACGGCTTACCCGAAGTTGCTGAGTACTGGAAACAAGTCATCAAGATCAACGACTACCAGAAAACCCGATTTGTTAACCGCATTGTCTCTTCAATGTTTAACACAGTCTCCAACAAAAAGATTGCGGTTCTCGGCTTCGCTTTCAAGAAAGACACTGGAGACACTAGAGAGACTCCAGCCATTGATGTCTGCAAAGGTCTGTTAGGTGACAAGGCTCGTCTCAGCATCTACGACCCACAAGTCACTGAAGAGCAGATCCAAAGAGACTTAACCATGAACAAATTCGACTGGGACCACCCACTTCATCTCCAGCCCATGAGCCCCACCACTGTGAAGCAAGTCTCAGTCGCTTGGGACGCATACACTGCAACCAAAGACGCCCACGGTATCTGCATTTTAACCGAGTGGGACGAGTTCAAGAAACTTGATTTCCAGCGGATCTTTGAGAATATGCAGAAACcggcttttgtttttgacggTAGAAACGTGGTCGACGCTGATAAACTCAGGGAGATTGGGTTTATTGTTTACTCCATTGGTAAGCCATTGGACCAGTGGCTCAAGGACATGCCTGCTCTTGCCTAA
- a CDS encoding Ankyrin repeat family protein (Ankyrin repeat family protein; CONTAINS InterPro DOMAIN/s: Ankyrin repeat-containing domain (InterPro:IPR020683), Ankyrin repeat (InterPro:IPR002110); BEST Arabidopsis thaliana protein match is: Ankyrin repeat family protein (TAIR:AT4G10720.1); Has 18283 Blast hits to 10029 proteins in 436 species: Archae - 21; Bacteria - 1142; Metazoa - 9586; Fungi - 1012; Plants - 1920; Viruses - 51; Other Eukaryotes - 4551 (source: NCBI BLink).), producing MDQRSLEAAAKSGNIDLLYELIHEDPYVLDKTDHVPFVNTPLHVAAVNGKTEFAMEMMNLKPSFARKLNADGLTPLHLAVEHGHFWLVLEVVKVDPSLVRIKGRHGMTPLLVAVSRKKIDLMSEFFLGCPESIVDANVNGENALHIAVNNYDQREGLSVLKVLMGWILRLCQKDAEWIETRVINRRDKDGNTPLHLAAYEINRQAMKLLLESSKINVNIENKNGLTVFDIAVLHNNREIERMVKRHGGKRSVSLVKIKTTSDILASQLSWRESRRTKKIRFYSWISEERRNALLVVATLIVTATYQTVLQPPGGVSDGGGQKSGTSGPKAGSVVMDEVYFIWLWLWNSAGFCFAIEMMIRLLSLGQESMFWYYPLFVPMVLAYSVAGDVIKPNARAYTIAGVGAIVVLIIWGLVVWFWEWVQSKRTKQRGPKSGLVWEGFTTLDQARGVAPNRYVIR from the exons ATGGACCAAAGATCATTAGAAGCTGCTGCTAAATCTGGAAACATCGATCTACTATACGAACTAATCCATGAAGATCCATACGTTCTTGATAAAACCGACCACGTGCCCTTCGTTAATACTCCTCTCCATGTGGCAGCCGTCAATGGAAAAACAGAGTTTGCCATGGAAATGATGAACTTGAAACCATCTTTTGCTCGGAAACTTAACGCCGACGGACTTACACCGTTACACCTCGCCGTGGAACACGGTCACTTCTGGTTAGTACTTGAAGTAGTTAAGGTTGATCCAAGTCTTGTTCGTATTAAAGGGAGACATG GTATGACGCCATTGCTAGTTGCGGTAAGTAGAAAGAAGATTGATCTGATGTCAGAATTCTTCTTGGGTTGTCCCGAAAGCATTGTGGACGCAAATGTGAACGGAGAAAACGCTCTTCACATCGCCGTGAATAACTACGACCAAAGAGAAGGATTAAGCGTTCTTAAAGTTCTCATGGGATGGATCTTAAGATTGTGTCAAAAAGATGCAGAGTGGATCGAGACAAGAGTCATAAACCGAAGAGACAAAGACGGTAACACGCCTTTACATCTCGCGGCGTACGAGATCAATCGTCAAGCTATGAAATTGTTGTTAGAGAGCTCCAAGATTAACGTCAACATTGAGAACAAGAACGGTTTAACCGTGTTCGACATTGCTGTGTTACACAATaacagagagatagagagaatgGTTAAGAGACATGGTGGAAAACGTTCGGTTTCTCTTGTCAAGATTAAGACAACATCGGATATACTCGCGTCGCAGCTTTCTTGGAGAGAATCGAGACGGACGAAGAAGATTCGGTTTTATTCTTGGATCtctgaagagagaagaaacgcTCTTTTAGTGGTCGCAACTCTCATCGTCACAGCTACATATCAGACGGTTCTCCAACCTCCCGGAGGCGTGTCTGATGGCGGTGGTCAAAAGAGTGGAACAAGCGGTCCGAAAGCGGGTTCAGTGGTTATGGACGAGGTCTACTTTATCTGGTTATGGTTGTGGAACAGTGCGGGGTTCTGCTTTGCGATTGAGATGATGATACGTTTGTTGAGTTTAGGACAAGAGAGTATGTTTTGGTATTACCCTCTGTTCGTTCCTATGGTCTTGGCTTACTCTGTTGCAGGGGATGTGATCAAGCCGAACGCAAGAGCGTACACGATCGCAGGTGTGGGTGCGATCGTGGTTCTTATAATTTGGGGATTGGTAGTTTGGTTTTGGGAATGGGTGCAGTCTAAGAGAACCAAGCAACGTGGACCCAAGAGTGGATTGGTTTGGGAAGGTTTCACTACGTTGGATCAAGCTAGAGGTGTTGCGCCTAATCGGTATGTGATTAGGTAA
- a CDS encoding Ankyrin repeat family protein (Ankyrin repeat family protein; INVOLVED IN: biological_process unknown; LOCATED IN: endomembrane system; CONTAINS InterPro DOMAIN/s: Ankyrin repeat-containing domain (InterPro:IPR020683), Ankyrin repeat (InterPro:IPR002110); BEST Arabidopsis thaliana protein match is: Ankyrin repeat family protein (TAIR:AT4G10720.1); Has 5035 Blast hits to 3438 proteins in 197 species: Archae - 6; Bacteria - 200; Metazoa - 919; Fungi - 164; Plants - 868; Viruses - 22; Other Eukaryotes - 2856 (source: NCBI BLink).) — protein sequence MTPLLVAVSRKKIDLMSEFFLGCPESIVDANVNGENALHIAVNNYDQREGLSVLKVLMGWILRLCQKDAEWIETRVINRRDKDGNTPLHLAAYEINRQAMKLLLESSKINVNIENKNGLTVFDIAVLHNNREIERMVKRHGGKRSVSLVKIKTTSDILASQLSWRESRRTKKIRFYSWISEERRNALLVVATLIVTATYQTVLQPPGGVSDGGGQKSGTSGPKAGSVVMDEVYFIWLWLWNSAGFCFAIEMMIRLLSLGQESMFWYYPLFVPMVLAYSVAGDVIKPNARAYTIAGVGAIVVLIIWGLVVWFWEWVQSKRTKQRGPKSGLVWEGFTTLDQARGVAPNRYVIR from the coding sequence ATGACGCCATTGCTAGTTGCGGTAAGTAGAAAGAAGATTGATCTGATGTCAGAATTCTTCTTGGGTTGTCCCGAAAGCATTGTGGACGCAAATGTGAACGGAGAAAACGCTCTTCACATCGCCGTGAATAACTACGACCAAAGAGAAGGATTAAGCGTTCTTAAAGTTCTCATGGGATGGATCTTAAGATTGTGTCAAAAAGATGCAGAGTGGATCGAGACAAGAGTCATAAACCGAAGAGACAAAGACGGTAACACGCCTTTACATCTCGCGGCGTACGAGATCAATCGTCAAGCTATGAAATTGTTGTTAGAGAGCTCCAAGATTAACGTCAACATTGAGAACAAGAACGGTTTAACCGTGTTCGACATTGCTGTGTTACACAATaacagagagatagagagaatgGTTAAGAGACATGGTGGAAAACGTTCGGTTTCTCTTGTCAAGATTAAGACAACATCGGATATACTCGCGTCGCAGCTTTCTTGGAGAGAATCGAGACGGACGAAGAAGATTCGGTTTTATTCTTGGATCtctgaagagagaagaaacgcTCTTTTAGTGGTCGCAACTCTCATCGTCACAGCTACATATCAGACGGTTCTCCAACCTCCCGGAGGCGTGTCTGATGGCGGTGGTCAAAAGAGTGGAACAAGCGGTCCGAAAGCGGGTTCAGTGGTTATGGACGAGGTCTACTTTATCTGGTTATGGTTGTGGAACAGTGCGGGGTTCTGCTTTGCGATTGAGATGATGATACGTTTGTTGAGTTTAGGACAAGAGAGTATGTTTTGGTATTACCCTCTGTTCGTTCCTATGGTCTTGGCTTACTCTGTTGCAGGGGATGTGATCAAGCCGAACGCAAGAGCGTACACGATCGCAGGTGTGGGTGCGATCGTGGTTCTTATAATTTGGGGATTGGTAGTTTGGTTTTGGGAATGGGTGCAGTCTAAGAGAACCAAGCAACGTGGACCCAAGAGTGGATTGGTTTGGGAAGGTTTCACTACGTTGGATCAAGCTAGAGGTGTTGCGCCTAATCGGTATGTGATTAGGTAA
- a CDS encoding TPX2 (targeting protein for Xklp2) protein family, which produces MESLTLKNGKAGTPVKDRSKFQSNQKISRSSENANPNISQASPSKSPLMKSAKKSAQKNPSPSPKPTQAVFSPRNRIRERKFVVVAKKNSRKGKKEPAITESKAAEIDCKCGERKKGNMKCVCVAYETLRASQEEFFKNRIESEEDKEALEECCNLGNGDELEGKESGEPEKTGVSTMKRSRAKVVEEARQSVPVSGKVMNLVEAFEKLTCFSNSKTANKIEENQTEEDTKKPVKLEFLEGEKEKNPWSSSFCPSEMVLTAKNLGLDPNASISSSWDSTRGSVLSGSSNAGRRSRRNSMESSTTMGSRRSKKKQVKVTSLKPFKLRTEQRGKVKEEELAKKIHEITMEEEKMRIPIAQGLPWTTDEPECLVKPHWKDITRPVDLTLHSDVRAVERAEFDYQVAEKMSFIEQYKMERERQQKLAEEEEIRRLRKELVPKAQPMPYFDRPFIPRR; this is translated from the exons ATGGAGTCGTTGACATTGAAGAATGGGAAAGCAGGGACTCCGGTGAAGGATCGGAGCAAGTTTCAGTCCAATCAAAAGATTTCCAGATCATCGGAGAATGCAAACCCTAACATTTCACAAGCGAGTCCTTCTAAATCACCGCTCATGAAATCTGCGAAGAAATCAGCGCAGAAGAATCCGAGTCCGAGCCCTAAACCTACCCAGGCGGTTTTCTCTCCCCGGAATCGGATCAGAGAGAGGAAGTTTGTTGTGGTGGCGAAGAAGAATTCGAGGAAAGGGAAGAAGGAGCCAGCGATTACAGAATCCAAGGCAGCTGAGATAGATTGTAAATGCGGAGAGAGGAAGAAGGGGAACATGAAGTGTGTTTGTGTTGCATATGAAACTCTGCGTGCTTCGCAAGAGGAGTTCTTCAAAAATCGAATTGAATCAGAGGAGGATAAGGAAGCTTTGGAGGAATGCTGTAATCTCGGAAATGGCGATGAACTAGAAGGAAAAGAATCTGGAGAACCGGAGAAAACAGGCGTTTCCACAATGAAGAGATCAAGAGCTAAGGTGGTGGAAGAAGCACGGCAAAGTGTGCCTGTATCTGGTAAAGTGATGAATCTTGTAGAAGCATTTGAGAAACTCACTTGCTTTAGTAATTCAAAGACTGCCAACAAGATAGAAGAGAATCAAACCGAAGAGGATACGAAGAAACCTGTGAAATTGGAATTCTTGGAgggtgagaaagagaaaaacccATGGAGTTCTTCGTTTTGTCCATCTGAAATGGTCTTAACAGCTAAGAATCTGGGTTTAGACCCCAATGCTTCGATTTCTTCGTCCTGGGACAGCACCCGTGGCAG TGTTTTGAGTGGAAGTTCAAATGCTGGCaggagaagtagaagaaat AGCATGGAGTCATCGACTACAATGGGAAGTagaagatcaaagaagaagcaggTTAAGGTCACTTCATTGAAGCCGTTTAAGCTTAGAACTGAG CAAAGAGGTAAAGTGAAAGAGGAAGAGTTAGCAAAAAAGATACACGAAATAACAATGGAGGAAGAAAAGATGAGAATCCCCATTGCTCAAGGTCTTCCATGGACAACCGATGAACCTGAG TGCCTAGTGAAGCCTCATTGGAAAGACATTACAAGACCAGTCGACTTGACGCTCCACTCAGATGTCCGGGCAGTTGAACGCGCAGAATTTGATTACCAG GTTGCCGAGAAGATGAGCTTCATTGAGCAATACAaaatggaaagagaaagacaacAGAAG ttggcagaggaagaagagataagAAGGCTGAGGAAAGAATTGGTCCCAAAAGCACAACCAATGCCATACTTTGATCGACCATTCATTCCAAGAAGGTAA
- a CDS encoding TPX2 (targeting protein for Xklp2) protein family (TPX2 (targeting protein for Xklp2) protein family; CONTAINS InterPro DOMAIN/s: Xklp2 targeting protein (InterPro:IPR009675); BEST Arabidopsis thaliana protein match is: TPX2 (targeting protein for Xklp2) protein family (TAIR:AT3G01015.1); Has 1184 Blast hits to 1000 proteins in 137 species: Archae - 0; Bacteria - 15; Metazoa - 507; Fungi - 52; Plants - 301; Viruses - 3; Other Eukaryotes - 306 (source: NCBI BLink).): MESLTLKNGKAGTPVKDRSKFQSNQKISRSSENANPNISQASPSKSPLMKSAKKSAQKNPSPSPKPTQAVFSPRNRIRERKFVVVAKKNSRKGKKEPAITESKAAEIDCKCGERKKGNMKCVCVAYETLRASQEEFFKNRIESEEDKEALEECCNLGNGDELEGKESGEPEKTGVSTMKRSRAKVVEEARQSVPVSGKVMNLVEAFEKLTCFSNSKTANKIEENQTEEDTKKPVKLEFLEGEKEKNPWSSSFCPSEMVLTAKNLGLDPNASISSSWDSTRGSVLSGSSNAGRRSRRNSMESSTTMGSRRSKKKQVKVTSLKPFKLRTEQRGKVKEEELAKKIHEITMEEEKMRIPIAQGLPWTTDEPECLVKPHWKDITRPVDLTLHSDVRAVERAEFDYQVAEKMSFIEQYKMERERQQKLAEEEEIRRLRKELVPKAQPMPYFDRPFIPRRSSKHPTAPRDPKFHIPQHKKIRCCSSSSWSETGSCMSDFQYQFL, translated from the exons ATGGAGTCGTTGACATTGAAGAATGGGAAAGCAGGGACTCCGGTGAAGGATCGGAGCAAGTTTCAGTCCAATCAAAAGATTTCCAGATCATCGGAGAATGCAAACCCTAACATTTCACAAGCGAGTCCTTCTAAATCACCGCTCATGAAATCTGCGAAGAAATCAGCGCAGAAGAATCCGAGTCCGAGCCCTAAACCTACCCAGGCGGTTTTCTCTCCCCGGAATCGGATCAGAGAGAGGAAGTTTGTTGTGGTGGCGAAGAAGAATTCGAGGAAAGGGAAGAAGGAGCCAGCGATTACAGAATCCAAGGCAGCTGAGATAGATTGTAAATGCGGAGAGAGGAAGAAGGGGAACATGAAGTGTGTTTGTGTTGCATATGAAACTCTGCGTGCTTCGCAAGAGGAGTTCTTCAAAAATCGAATTGAATCAGAGGAGGATAAGGAAGCTTTGGAGGAATGCTGTAATCTCGGAAATGGCGATGAACTAGAAGGAAAAGAATCTGGAGAACCGGAGAAAACAGGCGTTTCCACAATGAAGAGATCAAGAGCTAAGGTGGTGGAAGAAGCACGGCAAAGTGTGCCTGTATCTGGTAAAGTGATGAATCTTGTAGAAGCATTTGAGAAACTCACTTGCTTTAGTAATTCAAAGACTGCCAACAAGATAGAAGAGAATCAAACCGAAGAGGATACGAAGAAACCTGTGAAATTGGAATTCTTGGAgggtgagaaagagaaaaacccATGGAGTTCTTCGTTTTGTCCATCTGAAATGGTCTTAACAGCTAAGAATCTGGGTTTAGACCCCAATGCTTCGATTTCTTCGTCCTGGGACAGCACCCGTGGCAG TGTTTTGAGTGGAAGTTCAAATGCTGGCaggagaagtagaagaaat AGCATGGAGTCATCGACTACAATGGGAAGTagaagatcaaagaagaagcaggTTAAGGTCACTTCATTGAAGCCGTTTAAGCTTAGAACTGAG CAAAGAGGTAAAGTGAAAGAGGAAGAGTTAGCAAAAAAGATACACGAAATAACAATGGAGGAAGAAAAGATGAGAATCCCCATTGCTCAAGGTCTTCCATGGACAACCGATGAACCTGAG TGCCTAGTGAAGCCTCATTGGAAAGACATTACAAGACCAGTCGACTTGACGCTCCACTCAGATGTCCGGGCAGTTGAACGCGCAGAATTTGATTACCAG GTTGCCGAGAAGATGAGCTTCATTGAGCAATACAaaatggaaagagaaagacaacAGAAG ttggcagaggaagaagagataagAAGGCTGAGGAAAGAATTGGTCCCAAAAGCACAACCAATGCCATACTTTGATCGACCATTCATTCCAAGAAG GTCGAGCAAACATCCAACTGCACCACGAGATCCCAAGTTTCACATACCGCAACACAAGAAGATCAGATGCTGCAGTTCATCTTCTTGGAGTGAAACTGGCTCCTGCATGAGCGATTTCCAATATCAGTTTCTCTAG